From Ruminococcus sp. HUN007, a single genomic window includes:
- a CDS encoding NPCBM/NEW2 domain-containing protein, whose amino-acid sequence MKNRKIVSGIVALGLALSLTGCGEVNKILEQVDNKDFDAALDIFDSKTLKDKDLDTLAEGLRTRINTYVDSYAKNEITYEELEKLIDFAELLKVNEITSFITDITDDINSLKTSKTNYENAKKSYEENDYMQALEYLGKVIEKDGYYSDAQLMKDKVITSFKDEITSKVDELLGKNDYMGAVSYARSQKDRLGFSEELTSVAEKMESKAVTAMAISKATDYVSKGDIIGALDQIAGVTKNYDIKDKTDLTSYIKTMAMDEVKAASDEENYIYALKILNKADEIIDDDEITKEIKDIEAIKPIYLYDLTCTTKNQFEIVDSGEDLKDSLGNKYKAGNLFTFTSDSGWSSKNVASADYNLGKKYGVMSGTIACQDTSANDAKAIFRIEGDGEVVFEQEVNRKTIPVQFSVDMSKYEWLKLSLSNPEGGECNVILANCKFAKPGEATAETPAVTAAETTEAPAETTAAESEEKAAETEEVTTAGELVEKTEETKAAEETEAAE is encoded by the coding sequence ATGAAGAACAGAAAAATCGTTTCAGGAATAGTTGCACTGGGTCTCGCACTCAGTCTTACAGGATGCGGTGAAGTAAACAAGATACTTGAACAGGTTGACAACAAGGATTTTGACGCTGCTCTTGATATTTTTGATTCAAAGACACTCAAGGACAAGGATCTTGATACTCTTGCAGAAGGTCTGAGAACACGTATCAACACATATGTAGACAGCTATGCAAAGAATGAGATCACTTATGAAGAACTTGAAAAGCTCATCGATTTCGCTGAACTTCTCAAGGTAAATGAGATAACATCATTCATCACAGATATTACTGACGATATCAATTCGCTCAAGACTTCAAAGACAAACTACGAAAACGCCAAGAAGAGCTACGAAGAAAATGATTATATGCAGGCTCTTGAATATCTCGGTAAGGTCATTGAAAAGGACGGCTATTACTCGGATGCTCAGCTTATGAAGGACAAGGTAATTACTTCATTCAAGGACGAGATCACTTCAAAGGTCGATGAATTACTCGGCAAGAATGACTATATGGGTGCTGTAAGCTATGCCCGTTCACAGAAGGACAGACTCGGATTCTCTGAAGAACTTACTTCAGTTGCAGAAAAGATGGAAAGCAAGGCTGTTACAGCAATGGCTATCTCCAAAGCCACTGACTACGTAAGCAAGGGAGATATTATCGGTGCTCTTGATCAGATCGCCGGAGTAACAAAGAATTATGATATCAAGGATAAGACAGACCTTACAAGCTATATCAAGACAATGGCAATGGATGAAGTCAAGGCAGCAAGCGATGAGGAAAACTATATCTATGCTCTCAAGATCCTGAACAAGGCTGACGAGATAATTGATGATGACGAGATCACAAAGGAAATCAAGGATATCGAAGCGATCAAGCCAATATATCTCTACGATCTTACATGCACAACAAAGAATCAGTTTGAGATCGTTGATTCCGGCGAAGACCTTAAGGACAGCTTAGGAAACAAGTACAAGGCAGGAAACCTCTTCACATTCACTTCAGACAGCGGATGGAGCTCAAAGAATGTTGCAAGTGCTGACTATAACCTCGGCAAGAAGTACGGCGTGATGAGCGGTACTATCGCATGCCAGGATACATCTGCAAATGACGCAAAGGCTATCTTCAGGATCGAAGGCGACGGCGAAGTTGTATTTGAGCAGGAAGTAAACAGAAAGACTATTCCTGTACAGTTCAGCGTAGACATGTCAAAGTACGAATGGCTCAAGCTTTCTCTTTCAAATCCGGAAGGCGGCGAATGCAATGTCATTCTTGCTAACTGTAAGTTTGCCAAGCCGGGTGAAGCAACAGCCGAAACTCCTGCAGTAACAGCAGCTGAGACAACCGAAGCTCCTGCTGAAACAACAGCTGCTGAATCAGAAGAAAAAGCAGCCGAAACTGAAGAAGTTACAACAGCAGGTGAATTAGTAGAAAAAACAGAAGAAACAAAGGCTGCTGAAGAAACAGAAGCTGCAGAATAA
- a CDS encoding DUF6514 family protein: protein MKTIYNECLGNTELIYTAFSETDEETKQNVYGIMVKDTNTHRETILHSFTARRDQAIDFIETLVRNIVEPDFVKEIAEDYILA from the coding sequence ATGAAAACAATTTATAATGAATGCCTTGGTAACACAGAACTCATCTACACAGCTTTCAGCGAAACAGATGAAGAAACAAAGCAGAACGTATACGGAATCATGGTAAAGGACACAAACACACACCGTGAGACCATACTTCACAGCTTCACAGCAAGACGTGATCAGGCAATCGACTTCATCGAAACACTGGTAAGAAACATAGTAGAGCCGGATTTCGTAAAAGAAATAGCAGAAGACTATATTCTCGCTTAA
- a CDS encoding DUF536 domain-containing protein, whose translation MEQTEQQYVTIKEFATLANVTTQAVYKRLNQTDSSLNKFVKYNGKMKLISKEALELFADAPVNQQAEGDGVYEDLSLQAQTNLFSSYFDATLKVLSEQINSKDQQIKQLMDTNTDQHLKMQQQLEMKDKQLQEQLSAKDRQIADLQKLLDQQQRLHRAEQEQFRLIAADTTKDKEMKKGFFKRLFHKKEEETTEA comes from the coding sequence ATGGAACAAACAGAACAGCAGTATGTTACTATAAAAGAATTTGCAACGCTTGCAAATGTAACAACTCAGGCAGTTTACAAACGACTCAACCAGACAGACAGTTCATTAAACAAGTTTGTAAAGTATAACGGAAAGATGAAACTTATAAGCAAGGAAGCTCTTGAGCTTTTTGCAGATGCACCGGTAAACCAGCAGGCGGAAGGCGACGGAGTTTATGAAGATCTTTCACTTCAGGCACAGACGAACCTGTTTTCATCCTATTTTGATGCAACTTTAAAGGTTCTGTCAGAACAGATAAACTCAAAAGACCAGCAGATAAAGCAGCTTATGGACACTAATACCGACCAGCACCTTAAGATGCAGCAGCAGCTCGAAATGAAGGACAAACAGCTTCAGGAACAGCTTTCAGCCAAGGACAGACAGATAGCAGACCTTCAGAAGCTCCTTGATCAGCAGCAGAGGCTTCACCGTGCAGAACAGGAACAGTTCAGACTGATCGCAGCTGATACAACCAAGGACAAGGAAATGAAAAAAGGCTTTTTCAAGAGACTGTTTCATAAAAAAGAAGAGGAAACAACTGAAGCCTGA
- the prmC gene encoding peptide chain release factor N(5)-glutamine methyltransferase, which yields MVTAGSVLNEIKNRFKNAGIENYTFESRCIVESALNISHASLLANPDKPVADEDEALICTMANRRLEGYPLQYIIGKWEFFGLSFFVGEGVLIPRQDTETLVECVLNDAANLSCPRILDLCSGSGCIPVALDKHLKNADIAAVEFSSAALDYLNMNISLNSSSVKVYNGDVLDPEYFLNFSDIDIITSNPPYLTDEDMANLQKEVAYEPEMALAGGSDGLMFYKVITTFWKHCLKPGGRIYYEIGIHQEDDVSQILTDNGFTNVQTYPDLCGVIRVVSGVYNGSTMF from the coding sequence TTGGTAACCGCAGGTTCTGTATTAAACGAAATCAAAAACAGGTTTAAAAATGCCGGAATTGAAAACTATACTTTCGAAAGCAGATGCATAGTTGAAAGTGCATTGAACATTTCCCATGCATCGCTTCTGGCAAACCCGGACAAACCGGTTGCAGACGAAGACGAAGCTCTTATCTGTACGATGGCAAACCGACGTCTTGAAGGTTATCCTCTGCAGTATATAATAGGAAAATGGGAGTTCTTCGGACTTTCGTTTTTTGTTGGTGAAGGGGTTCTTATCCCCCGGCAGGACACTGAAACTCTGGTTGAATGTGTTTTAAACGATGCTGCAAATCTTTCCTGTCCGCGTATTCTCGATCTGTGCAGCGGCAGCGGCTGTATCCCGGTCGCCCTTGACAAGCACCTTAAAAATGCTGACATAGCCGCTGTAGAGTTTTCTTCAGCAGCACTTGACTATCTTAACATGAACATCAGCCTGAACAGCTCATCCGTTAAGGTTTACAACGGTGATGTTCTTGATCCGGAATACTTTTTAAACTTCAGTGATATTGACATCATAACATCCAACCCGCCCTATCTCACAGACGAAGACATGGCAAACCTTCAGAAAGAAGTTGCATACGAGCCGGAAATGGCTCTCGCAGGCGGCTCCGACGGTTTAATGTTTTACAAAGTAATAACAACTTTCTGGAAACACTGCCTTAAACCCGGCGGAAGAATTTATTATGAGATCGGTATACACCAGGAGGACGACGTATCACAGATACTTACTGACAACGGGTTTACAAACGTTCAGACATATCCTGATCTGTGCGGTGTTATACGAGTTGTATCCGGTGTTTACAACGGTTCTACAATGTTTTAA
- a CDS encoding DUF1385 domain-containing protein: MGKEVYKSKIGGQALIEGVMMKGVYKGAMACRLPDGTIDLETWDENNGSSAPWYKKTPFIRGSFNFVSSLVTGYRCLMKSAEKQMTEEDSEEEMTKFEKWLTEKLGENLMSILSGIAMVLGVAISLFLFKFIPTFCTKPLENVTVLRTAAEGILKIAIFIGYLAVTGMSKDIKRTYEYHGAEHKTIACLEAHEELTVANVKKQVRFHPRCGTSFIFITLFTSIFVFCFIPSFAEFGKAARIFLRLGIQLALLPFIIGIAYELIRLAGKKTNLFTKIISAPGLQIQRLTTREPDDSQIEVAIAAIKPCIPENQEEDVW; encoded by the coding sequence ATGGGCAAAGAAGTTTACAAATCAAAAATCGGCGGTCAGGCGCTGATTGAAGGGGTTATGATGAAAGGGGTTTACAAAGGGGCAATGGCATGCCGTCTGCCGGACGGAACTATTGATCTGGAAACATGGGATGAAAACAACGGAAGCAGTGCACCCTGGTACAAGAAAACACCGTTTATAAGAGGAAGTTTCAACTTCGTTTCATCACTTGTTACCGGCTACAGATGCCTTATGAAATCTGCTGAAAAACAAATGACTGAAGAAGATTCAGAAGAAGAAATGACAAAGTTCGAGAAATGGCTCACTGAGAAACTTGGAGAGAACCTTATGAGTATTCTTTCCGGTATCGCAATGGTTTTAGGTGTGGCAATCAGTTTGTTCCTTTTCAAGTTCATTCCAACTTTCTGCACCAAACCGCTTGAAAACGTAACGGTACTCAGAACAGCAGCGGAAGGTATTCTTAAAATAGCTATTTTCATTGGTTATCTTGCCGTCACAGGAATGTCAAAGGACATTAAACGTACATATGAATATCACGGCGCAGAACATAAAACTATCGCCTGCCTTGAAGCGCACGAAGAGCTGACAGTTGCAAACGTCAAAAAACAGGTTCGTTTCCATCCGAGATGCGGCACAAGCTTTATTTTCATCACTCTCTTTACAAGTATATTCGTATTCTGCTTCATTCCTTCCTTTGCTGAATTCGGAAAAGCAGCACGTATATTCCTGAGGCTCGGGATCCAGCTCGCTCTTCTTCCTTTTATAATAGGAATCGCATACGAACTCATCAGACTTGCAGGTAAGAAGACCAATTTATTCACTAAAATAATATCTGCACCGGGTTTACAGATCCAGAGACTGACTACCCGTGAACCTGATGACTCACAGATAGAAGTTGCAATCGCAGCAATAAAACCTTGTATACCTGAAAACCAGGAGGAAGACGTTTGGTAA
- a CDS encoding HAMP domain-containing sensor histidine kinase has product MDRKVSFKPLLQSQKKLRKKRLAKNSIVYRWVFNNFAVLILILFVIAAIMIYVIQDYYYGATRQYLEGKLNSITSVLSRYSTDPTKNFSAEVRNMVETFSDKDKIELMAINSKGKVVLTSSGFSPDDSVSMNDYDDAIAAGGFGYWKGRSENNEKIMAVSHPVSAKNSDYSAMRVVVSMSEVDSTITSLILLIIACCMLVLLPLVFSGIYFVGSIVRPVQKVNNAAKKFAMGDFTDRIPIETNDELGQLCGSINHMADELSTAEAMKNEFISSVSHELRTPLTAIKGWAETIDSENDEETTRKGIRVIVSETERLSQMVEELLDFSRIQNGKFTLQISKIDILAELEDAILIYTEKARHDNTRISYNSPEMLPFIYGDKNRLRQVFINIIDNAIKYSSSPDHESFIEINATNLDENHLSITIKDNGCGIPAADLPKIKTKFYKANHTKRGSGIGLAVADEIITMHHGSLNITSEENVGTTVQIILPTEPSELTGL; this is encoded by the coding sequence ATGGACCGAAAAGTAAGTTTTAAACCACTTTTGCAGTCACAGAAAAAGCTAAGGAAAAAACGACTCGCAAAGAATTCCATAGTTTACAGATGGGTGTTCAACAACTTCGCAGTACTGATACTGATTCTGTTTGTAATTGCAGCCATCATGATCTATGTTATACAGGACTACTACTACGGTGCAACCAGGCAGTATCTCGAAGGAAAGCTTAATTCCATCACCAGTGTTCTTAGCAGATACTCAACCGACCCGACAAAGAATTTCTCGGCTGAAGTACGCAACATGGTTGAAACCTTTTCCGACAAGGATAAGATAGAACTTATGGCGATAAATTCAAAGGGAAAAGTTGTTCTGACTTCATCAGGGTTTTCTCCGGACGACTCAGTTTCAATGAACGACTACGATGACGCTATCGCTGCCGGTGGTTTCGGATACTGGAAAGGCCGTTCCGAAAACAACGAAAAGATAATGGCTGTATCCCATCCGGTTTCCGCCAAAAACTCAGACTATTCTGCTATGAGGGTCGTAGTATCCATGTCAGAAGTCGACAGCACCATTACATCGCTTATTCTTCTTATAATAGCCTGCTGCATGCTTGTTCTTCTTCCGCTTGTGTTCTCGGGCATATACTTCGTCGGTTCCATCGTACGTCCTGTTCAGAAAGTAAACAACGCTGCAAAGAAGTTTGCAATGGGTGATTTTACAGACAGAATACCGATTGAAACAAACGATGAACTGGGTCAGCTCTGCGGTTCTATCAACCATATGGCAGATGAGTTGTCAACCGCTGAAGCAATGAAAAATGAGTTTATTTCCTCAGTTTCACACGAACTTAGAACGCCTCTTACCGCCATCAAGGGCTGGGCCGAAACTATCGACTCGGAAAATGACGAGGAAACGACCCGTAAAGGGATCCGTGTTATAGTAAGTGAAACAGAACGTCTCTCACAGATGGTCGAGGAACTGCTTGATTTTTCACGAATACAGAACGGAAAATTCACTCTTCAGATCTCCAAGATCGACATACTTGCCGAACTTGAGGACGCCATACTTATCTACACCGAAAAAGCTCGTCACGACAACACACGAATAAGCTACAACTCACCGGAAATGCTTCCGTTTATTTACGGTGATAAAAACCGTCTGCGTCAGGTATTCATCAACATAATTGACAACGCGATCAAGTATTCCAGCAGTCCTGATCACGAAAGCTTTATCGAGATAAATGCAACCAACCTTGATGAGAATCACCTGTCCATCACCATAAAAGACAACGGATGCGGAATCCCCGCTGCCGATCTTCCGAAGATCAAGACAAAGTTTTACAAAGCCAACCATACCAAACGCGGTTCCGGAATAGGTTTAGCAGTTGCAGATGAGATCATTACAATGCATCACGGCAGCCTTAACATTACAAGTGAAGAAAACGTAGGCACAACTGTTCAGATAATTCTTCCGACAGAACCCTCAGAACTCACCGGACTGTAA
- a CDS encoding response regulator transcription factor, whose translation MKKILVCEDEDVIRDFVVINLKRAGYDVTDVNCGEEALRVFESEHGNFDVALLDIMMPGIDGFTVCKKLREKSSTLGIIMLSAKTQEMDKVSGLMIGADDYMTKPFSPSELTARVDAIYRRVLMSYTKSDEPPVIESGPFQLNLKSRTVSKNGKLIDLTQVEYQILEYFMNNKNTALDRTSILNHIWGESYVGDEKIVDVNIRRIRMKIEDEPSSPQYIITMWGYGYKWTEK comes from the coding sequence ATGAAAAAGATACTCGTATGCGAAGACGAAGACGTTATCCGCGACTTCGTCGTTATCAATCTCAAACGCGCCGGCTATGACGTAACTGATGTAAACTGCGGCGAGGAGGCACTCCGTGTATTTGAAAGTGAACACGGAAATTTCGACGTTGCACTTCTTGACATTATGATGCCGGGTATCGACGGGTTTACAGTTTGTAAAAAGCTTCGCGAAAAGAGTTCCACTCTCGGAATAATCATGCTTTCGGCCAAAACCCAGGAGATGGATAAAGTCAGCGGCCTCATGATCGGTGCCGATGACTATATGACAAAACCGTTCTCGCCTTCAGAACTGACAGCAAGAGTAGATGCTATCTACAGACGTGTTCTTATGAGCTATACAAAGTCTGACGAACCTCCTGTAATCGAATCAGGTCCGTTCCAGCTTAATCTCAAAAGCCGTACGGTATCCAAAAACGGTAAACTTATAGACCTGACACAGGTTGAGTATCAGATACTCGAATATTTCATGAACAACAAGAACACAGCTCTCGACAGAACAAGTATTCTGAACCATATCTGGGGCGAATCATATGTCGGAGATGAAAAAATAGTGGACGTAAACATAAGACGAATCAGAATGAAGATCGAAGATGAACCTTCTAGTCCGCAGTACATCATAACAATGTGGGGATACGGCTATAAATGGACCGAAAAGTAA
- a CDS encoding type II toxin-antitoxin system HicB family antitoxin — MIYSYPGCFFQRPDGKYCVVFSDLNNLAAFGSSFDQALSNAVNLLAGYIYNLIMKKERIPEPSDIQTLKPYVGDGYSRAFFQTVNVDVDEYAKYYYNSKTETTVTLPRWLEEYARREQIDISAVIQAYLTERYNKQHTV; from the coding sequence TTGATATATTCATATCCAGGGTGTTTTTTTCAGCGGCCGGATGGTAAATACTGCGTGGTGTTTTCTGATCTGAACAATCTTGCAGCTTTCGGAAGCAGCTTTGATCAGGCACTTTCGAATGCAGTAAATCTTCTTGCAGGATATATTTACAATCTGATCATGAAAAAGGAACGGATCCCTGAACCGTCAGATATCCAGACTCTCAAGCCGTATGTGGGTGACGGATATTCAAGAGCTTTTTTTCAGACAGTGAACGTGGATGTGGACGAGTATGCAAAGTACTATTACAACAGTAAAACAGAAACAACAGTCACTCTTCCAAGGTGGCTTGAAGAATATGCCAGAAGAGAACAGATTGACATTTCAGCAGTGATCCAGGCATATCTGACAGAACGATATAATAAACAGCATACTGTATAA
- a CDS encoding glycosyl hydrolase: MNSKDLRRFCSMTAALALTASVFSIYPQAEQASVQAASAKYEFEDAEFTGTVKVDKDSAASGGSVLYMTEDGTITVKVNADADGMYDIIMAADGVGGGKQQNLYVNDTSAGNISIAEGSGDYKPFTAATVKLNKGENTIKISKSWGWTKFDYLEVKERVYETVSGSAVLSNKKATKETQSLMNYLASVYGEHTVSGQQEIYKYGPHDFETEFKYIKDTTGVYPAIRGFDFLNTNPLYGSDDGTTDRIIEWCTKNQYGNNGIATASWHITVPNDFTSYKIGDKVDWAQSTYKPDETDFDASKVCTEGTKEYEYYQLCLKMLAEQLTKLQDAKVPLIFRPLHEAEGGGGETGSWFWWGKSGSKAYKDIWKLTYKTLTETYGLNNIIWEWNGYDYATSGDWYPGDEFVDLVAYDKYSCTKYLAENNWQPSVQHDDTAAGSTFWSLVNLTGKTKMVAMAECDCISTLSNIETEHANWLYFCPWYDGGSDNINFLSNPVFNKKEDLKEMYTSDYCISLDELPKDLYTAGGAPAPTAAPAESASPSPTASPLPSETASPTVKPDPDAVTGDIDADGKIDITDLSLLSLYLIGDKDLNEKEQKAADTDHDGKVQLTDLARLRQFVSKVIAALD; encoded by the coding sequence TTGAATTCAAAAGATTTAAGAAGATTCTGCAGCATGACAGCTGCGCTTGCACTTACCGCTTCAGTTTTCAGCATTTATCCGCAGGCAGAACAAGCTTCCGTTCAGGCGGCTTCCGCAAAGTACGAGTTTGAAGATGCTGAATTTACAGGCACGGTCAAAGTTGACAAGGATTCTGCAGCAAGCGGCGGATCAGTTCTCTACATGACAGAGGACGGAACTATAACAGTTAAGGTAAATGCTGATGCAGACGGTATGTACGACATCATTATGGCTGCAGACGGCGTCGGCGGCGGAAAACAGCAGAACCTTTACGTAAACGATACATCGGCCGGAAACATTTCAATAGCTGAGGGTTCAGGAGACTACAAACCTTTCACTGCAGCTACCGTAAAGCTTAACAAGGGAGAGAACACAATAAAGATCTCCAAGTCGTGGGGATGGACAAAGTTCGATTACCTTGAGGTAAAGGAAAGAGTTTATGAAACTGTTTCAGGAAGTGCTGTGCTTTCGAACAAAAAAGCAACAAAGGAAACTCAGTCACTCATGAACTATCTTGCATCCGTTTACGGTGAACATACCGTTTCCGGTCAGCAGGAGATCTACAAGTACGGTCCGCATGATTTTGAGACAGAATTCAAGTACATCAAGGATACAACAGGGGTTTATCCTGCAATAAGAGGTTTTGACTTCCTTAACACCAACCCTCTATACGGATCTGATGACGGTACAACTGACAGGATCATTGAATGGTGCACTAAGAATCAGTACGGAAACAACGGAATTGCAACTGCATCATGGCACATTACAGTTCCGAATGATTTTACTTCATATAAGATCGGTGATAAGGTAGACTGGGCTCAGTCAACTTACAAGCCGGATGAAACTGACTTTGACGCTTCAAAGGTATGCACTGAAGGCACAAAGGAATATGAATACTACCAGCTCTGCCTTAAGATGCTTGCTGAACAGCTTACAAAGCTTCAGGATGCCAAAGTACCGCTTATTTTCAGGCCTCTTCACGAAGCTGAAGGCGGCGGCGGAGAAACAGGCTCATGGTTCTGGTGGGGCAAGAGCGGTTCAAAGGCCTACAAGGATATCTGGAAGCTTACATACAAAACTCTTACGGAAACATACGGACTCAACAATATCATCTGGGAATGGAACGGCTATGACTATGCAACATCCGGAGACTGGTATCCGGGAGATGAATTCGTTGATCTCGTTGCATACGACAAGTACAGCTGCACAAAGTATCTTGCTGAAAACAACTGGCAGCCTTCAGTTCAGCACGATGATACGGCTGCAGGCAGCACATTCTGGAGCCTTGTAAACCTTACAGGCAAGACCAAGATGGTTGCAATGGCAGAATGCGACTGTATTTCAACTCTTTCGAACATTGAAACTGAACATGCTAACTGGCTTTATTTCTGCCCTTGGTATGACGGTGGTTCAGACAATATAAACTTCCTTTCAAACCCTGTATTCAACAAGAAGGAAGATTTAAAGGAAATGTACACAAGTGACTACTGCATTTCACTTGATGAGCTTCCGAAGGACCTATATACTGCCGGCGGCGCTCCGGCTCCGACTGCAGCGCCTGCAGAGTCAGCTTCGCCCTCTCCGACGGCTTCTCCGCTTCCTTCTGAAACTGCTTCACCGACAGTGAAACCGGATCCTGATGCTGTTACAGGCGATATTGATGCCGACGGAAAAATTGATATTACTGATCTTTCGTTACTTTCACTCTATCTCATAGGCGACAAGGATCTTAATGAAAAGGAGCAGAAAGCTGCTGATACAGATCATGACGGAAAGGTACAGCTTACTGACCTGGCAAGACTTCGTCAGTTCGTTTCAAAAGTGATAGCAGCACTTGACTGA
- a CDS encoding helix-turn-helix domain-containing protein — protein MEFGTKLKTVREQKGITQQTLADHLYVTRQAVSRWECGARYPDLMTAKKISEYFDISMDELITGDDWRSYPEKQPVIESGRAGRLQTAVYAVSAVLMLMSVIVRPFVASAATGERMSAIISSVFTGGGSSSIMVISTLAVLVMLLISAGLIYGTYRSVQKTADPKVSGAIMCSAFVFQALERLITCISTRKMSIAPASLVLLGISLFGIAATADFFFIRKHANPVLFYIAAGISFAFEFATVFKCLFGLADIAVNRDAAIYLAIYNSAFSSAAFSMLFCLGIVQAKLIMRKRKLSLRQAAGKVSESAV, from the coding sequence ATGGAATTCGGAACAAAACTGAAAACTGTGAGAGAACAGAAAGGTATAACGCAGCAGACGCTGGCTGATCATCTTTATGTAACAAGACAGGCAGTATCACGCTGGGAATGCGGGGCGCGTTATCCGGACCTTATGACGGCAAAGAAGATATCGGAATACTTTGATATCTCAATGGACGAGCTTATAACGGGAGATGACTGGAGAAGCTATCCTGAAAAGCAGCCGGTCATAGAGAGCGGCAGGGCCGGAAGACTGCAGACAGCCGTGTATGCGGTGAGTGCAGTGCTTATGCTTATGTCAGTTATCGTAAGACCTTTTGTTGCCAGCGCAGCCACGGGAGAAAGAATGAGCGCGATAATATCGTCTGTTTTTACAGGAGGTGGCAGCTCTTCAATTATGGTCATAAGCACTCTGGCGGTGCTGGTAATGCTTCTTATATCGGCCGGCCTGATATACGGAACTTACAGGTCGGTACAGAAAACAGCTGACCCGAAAGTGTCCGGAGCAATAATGTGCAGCGCATTCGTTTTTCAGGCTCTGGAACGCCTGATCACCTGTATATCGACACGTAAAATGAGCATTGCTCCGGCTTCGCTTGTTCTTCTGGGTATATCACTGTTTGGCATAGCAGCCACAGCTGACTTCTTTTTCATAAGAAAGCATGCCAATCCTGTTTTGTTTTATATAGCAGCCGGCATTTCCTTTGCATTTGAATTCGCAACGGTTTTCAAATGCCTTTTCGGACTTGCAGATATAGCAGTAAATCGTGATGCGGCTATTTATCTGGCCATTTATAATTCAGCTTTTTCGTCAGCAGCTTTTTCGATGCTTTTCTGCCTCGGAATAGTACAGGCAAAGCTGATAATGAGAAAGAGAAAACTCAGCCTCAGACAGGCGGCCGGAAAAGTATCAGAGTCTGCAGTATAA